The genomic region ttataatttaaaaggtggagtgtttcaataattttaaagaagAGAGATGATGAGTAGCTTGATCACTCTCTTTGTACACATATTTAATGACAACATGCCAATCTATTTGTAGGAGCCACAAAAATGaagttaattaaatgaaaaaaaattattccatGAATTCTATCTcgtattttaatcaatttcaattCCTCGAATAGGGATTTTatcggtaaaaatattatgaaagcTTTTATATTAAGAGTcggattgtattttgttttgtttattcaaaaaatGGATAAACTAGTcattatatattagattaagGGCCAGTTTTTTATTCCTTAAAAAAAAGTACTTCTGgctccaaaagcacttttgaaggAAAAGCTGTAAAGAACAAGctgcttttggctgaaatttttaccttttcagaagtgcttttttagtgcttaattacttttttacccctccaataacatagtatttttcttttctttttctcttggtgtttaattacaattgtgttaaaatcattaattaaaaataaaaaaatattctttaaaatactaattacaaatatttaaatatttaaaatatagtttatatattctaattaaattttataaataattaatatttattgcttaaaaatatttacaatttatattttatatattaaaatattaacaacaagttataataatttttatattattactaaaatataataatattaactaatttaaatattatttaaatacatatttgttacttgataataacatgtctaaaatggacattttatttctcaaaagcactttttggcAGCAAtactaaacactcaaattttaaaccaaactttttaaaagtatttttcaaaagtaatgaagaactggccctaagGAGTAAACTAGatcttctattaaaaattctatctatTTCTACTGCTAAAATTGGTCATTATATATCACgtgttaatatttaattattccgtcaattatatcaaattttaactgtataagtatataaaataaaataaaacgtaatttaactcaattttatcatattatagGCCTAAGGACCCTCCACTAAATCAATTTCATAATGAgataatttaaaagattttactaaaaataattattttccatATCAATCAAATGAAAGGTTGTATCTAGTTTCCATAGAGACTGAATCTTTGAATGCAACAATCTATACAACCAATTTTTTAATTcacaaacaaatatatatatatatatatacttcctaatattttaaattttaataaataaagaataataagcaaaatcaattaaataatataatgagATTTTGCTTTTAGATATTAAAAGTTCTAAAAATATGATTAAGTGAGATGGTAGGAGTTTCTCCTATCTTTAACTTGTGGTTTAGAGTTTGATCATCGTTTTAAATATAGagtagttttaaaatttgtgattaGCATTTACTTTCTCAAAACacgaaaaattaattattaaatgctTTAAAAAAGATTAAGTAAATAATTGGATTAGATTGTTTTGAAAAGGATTagattatgtttatttattttttaaaaattcttacaataaaatataattttaaaaatccattAGCATGAGACTGGAACATGTGTTTGCTGTCCTTGTCAGTTGTACagatatttatgtattttgtcGTGGATATCATGCATGTGTTCCACGTTTGTTTgtcttttattaatatttattttattaataaagtaGAAATTGGCTTTATCCAGAGTAAGGATAAATTTTTGGGCCGGTTCTAGGTTgggttttaaagaaatttcaagCTCCAACCTAATTTGGCTGACCCAGTAGCtcgttttaatatttaaaaaataattaatatattaaatattaatccggttattttatatattttttaatttttgatcttCGAAATTATTATTTCTCAAAAAGGgtgaataataaaatgattaaattatgctattagtccctatattttgcaaaaattatagatttagtttatatattttcaaaatttaaaattttagtccttaacAAACGATAACTATTAAAGTCATTAAGTTAAGTTCTCTTATTTCCacaatttgatttgataaacatattatcatatatgtAATACAATGTTAGCTTATTATTTTCACGTATTACTTATCGAAAATCGGTTAATGAATTAACGATGGTTATTTGTGTcaatacattttcaaaatttgaaaagtagaggaACTTAGAATGATCTAATCGGAGAATATGGACTGAATCTATAACTATACACATAATACAATACTGGTGATTGATTTTAACCAAATGGATTTAACTGCTACCCGATTGAATTgggactaaaattttcaaattaaaaaagtataaggactaaaattaacaaattcaaaatataaagatttgTCAAAATATTGGCTGAATGTGAAAACTCGAATTCGTCCTTGGAATCTTGCAAAAGTTTCAATTATTGTTGTCTTTTAATTCACTAAAATCCAAAAGagaagacaaaaaaattaaaaaattaaaatattaaaatatacagAACAATAAATTCTGCTATTTCTAgattataaatttaatctttatatttttatttcgttCGTTGTAGTCTCTAGACTTTTcgatttatcaaattttaatcattgtgctttttgaaatataaaattaaatccaaaCCCTTgcaatagtaattaaatttgtttggttaaattcgcTTTTAGTCCTCTACTATGCATAAAGTTGtaaataatagataaaagtACTATGAGTGTCTTATACCAGGAGTTGGATTACATTTTATCCTATTTACtcaaaaattgagtaaattaatccttatacattagatcaaagagtaaattggtccttctattaaaaatttcattcatttctactattaaaaattagtcattgtacgtCGAAAAGAGGTacatgtggcatgccacatgtATCTATATgtttaacaatataaataaaatgaaattttatccgAAAGGACTAGTTTGCCCTTGGATTTGatgtataaaaactaatttacctatttttttagtaaaaaggacAAAATATAAGCTGAATCTTACTATAGGGGCCTCATGGTacttttacttaaataatattattgtcgTTCAAAGTTGTAAAAATAGCATAACttaaaggatttaattaaaaataccaaattatgaatacaaaaaataagaaattaaaataagggactaaatccacaactatGCGTAGTACAgggacaaataaaaaattaatccaaaaagtGTACTGTGCAATCTTTCAAATTCTGGGATTCAGCTGAGACTGAGAGAGACAGATGAGTGTCCtccataaataaatcaaaataaagaaaacctcAAAAAATCCATTGCCTTTCATTATATTTCTAATTCACTTTACTGCTTATATTTCTTTCCCTTGAGATTAACCTTCTGTTCTTCCAATTTGATACTCTGTTCTTcccagttttttttctttttctgtgcTCTGTTTATTTTCCGgggaaagttgaaaattttctttccatttcagTTAGAAAATTGATCTCGTTGAAAAGACCTAAGCGTTTGAAATCATGGGTTTTTGTTGAAACCAAgaaatcttttaaatttccCTGCCTTCGATcataaaaagtaagaaaaaagaaaaatttcccTCATTTTCTCTCGTTTTCTCGGGCTTTCTTTTGTTTTCGTTTCTTAACTTGGGCTTGAAATTACTGTGTTTTGAAAGGTAAAGATCcactatttgtttcttcatCGTCGATCACAACAGAGCAAGACTCGAAgttttctttctaaaaaaaCGTGTTTAATTGAATCCCCTTTTAGTTTTCGTTTCTcgtttttccttaaaattttccCGAGAAAAGTGTAATCTTCAAAATCCAGCAGGGACCGaaaaaatagtttgaattaaaaaaaggtTGTCAACTTACAAACAAgattcttcattttctctcttcagtttttccctttttccccttaaattttgttgtccaaacgtCAAAAATTAGGAATTTTCTCGTCAAAATTCACATTACCTAAAATCACGTCAATCTCGCTCTGCTCTTTTTCTCCCTTTGATTTCTTCTACTGTTCATCAACaccaagttaaaaaaaaaaaaccaaaaaaccgAAAAAACAACACCACCAAACTCCCTGTGCTTTTTCTTGTCGTGTCTCTGTCTTTCTTGTCCAAAAAACCATGATTTTGGACTCTGTTGCAAAGCAATCCAATCTCGATTGCTTCCTTCAATGCACAACTCCCACTGTTAGATCTCAACTCCTCCCTAAGGTAAACTAAATTCAGTgtgtttttattctttttttcgaacatatttgcttatttttttttaattacagaGTGAATTTGGGAGCTTGAATCGATTATGGCATCCATGGGAAAGAGAAAACGTTGAATATTTCACATTAAATGATTTATGGGATTGTTATGATGAATGGAGTGCTTATGGTGCTGGTGTTCCTATTGTCTTAAACGACAATGAAACCTTGGTTCAATATTATGTTCCTTATTTGTCTGCAATTCAAATCTTTACAAGCAATTTAAGGTAATAAAAATGCCAGATTtgtctcttattttctttttctttgtctttttgATGTGTTAGTTTGAGCAAAAATGGTGTTTTGTTTGTTGCAGGGAAGAGATAGAATCTGGTGATGGTGATTGTTTTAGTGATTCATGGAGTACTGATGAGAGTGAAAGTGATAAATTGTGGCGGTGGGATGGTTGTTGCTCCTCCGAGGATGGTGGTTCCGATCAAGATAGTGTTTGTCATTTGAATAATCGTTTGGGGTACCTTTACTTTCAATATTTCGAGACATCGACACCTTACGGACGAGTTCCACTCATGGATAAGGTatctgaaaatttgaaaactgaTTCGAATTGTAGTATTTGatttagttttatttgaatcgaattgaattataatacGAGTATGTTTGATATAGAATCGAGTTGAGATCATTGCTTTATAGCGTACGAAAAGCATTGGTAGATTCCATTTGAcactttctttttgttgttaGATTAATGGATTATCTCGAAGTTACCCTGGTTTAATGTCGTTGAGGAGCATCGATCTTTCTCCGGCTAGTTGGATGGCAGTTTCTTGGTATATATCGAACTTTATGATTCTTATCTATGTTGTTTGAATTCTTCATTTAGAAAAAAAGGTTATATGTGTCGGGATTCAAATCTCAAAACCCTAAACACCCTTTATGAACCTAGTAGACTTCGACTTTTCATTTGCATCGTTTTCTTAGTTATGGAGATATGATCCTTTGAAGATCCTCTAAATACATAGAATAACTTCAAAAACTTGAATATACCTGTGTCGGAAATGTACTCGTAATTAACATCGGGTTACGGTTATTCTTTGCTTGTTAGGTACCCGATTTATCATATTCCAATGGGAAGGACTATAAAGGACTTGTCCACATGCTTCCTCACGTATCATACTCTATCTTCTTCTTTCCAAGGTAACTTTTCACTCCATATACATATagatgtgtgtgtgtgtgtatgtatatgtGCTTGTTTAGTGATATTCTTTATTCTTGGTTGATTTTAGAAATCGATCCCGAGGATGATATCAAGCTAGCCGAAAagaatcaaaaggaaaaagaggGCAACATCTCTCTTCCGCCGTTTGGGTTAGCAACTTACAAGATGCAAGGGGACGTGTGGTTGTCCTCCTCCAGTTGTGGAGGAGGGGACCAAGAAAGGCTATTGTCACTTTTGAGTGTTGCCGATTCGTGGCTAAAGCAACTAAGCGTTCAACACCATGACTTCAACTATTTCTCGGGTATTCGACGTGGCTAAAAAAGCCCTCTACATCCCTAATAAACATGGAAAAAAGTTCACTCATCACTCATTTATCATCAAAAGCCgaaaaaaaaggaggaaaaaaaagaaagtaacattttggtttttttagaAGCTTTAGTTATGGGGATGCTTTTGAGCACTTGTTAGAAAACCCCGTTTTTAGGCCATGTTTGTAGTAgatgttttcttttcaagtttgtGGGCTTTTGTTGTAAAGAAATGGGTGAGATTTGAGACTTAGTGTGAGGCTCTTTTAAGCttttgaaccttttttttttctggacTGTATGATATGTTCTCTGTTAACCTTAGTATAAAGCTAATGAAAATGTTCTCAATAGTTTTTCCACAATTTCTTTATAGCAAAATACCgatttcttttttgttgatttgtggTTATGTTGTAATAATATGGAGGAAATGGGTTTGAAGAAATAAACTGGATTGGGGTTGCGATGGTGCAGGGGTGGAGCTCTCGCGGTATGGACCATACATCTCAAGTTTAATCTGTATGGAACTATTCTTTTTCTATTTGACTTTTATTAGAACAGGgttttttaacccttaaatagatATCGAAATTTTTGTATCATTAGtgaatttctctttttttgcccGCGGTGAATTAACCCTTCGAACCAAGTCGGAACCAAgtctgaagcgcattatcctcctatttaaaagTTGAGGAAAAATTACGGATAGTTCTagacattatataaaataaaataaataagaacttaaaaaaatattacttgACTTGAAAGGTTAGAATAGGATAGATTACAAGGTTGCACCTACCCATGTTTTTTATGAAGGCAGGTTAATTGGCTACCCAAATTCAATGAATTAACAATGTAATGAAcatgtttcatgttttataatttatgagAGTCTAAAGTTGATTTTAAGACATTCCATcttaaacatgttttttttttaattttaaatttattttattttgaaagatcTTAAGACATGTTGTAGCATCATAAgattgagtttttttaatttttaattgctcattttaattatatttcacaCGAGATTCAAGCTAAAAGTTCAGTactcaatttaaaaattgaactaTAATTTACGTATATGATGAAATTATCCcttttaaaagaattgaattttgtcaatttagtataataacaactttaatcttcaatatttatacattatgtcaatttagtcttaattctaaaaaatgaaCCTCAACAATTACACatgtaatttggtcctttttttttttacattttgcttttctttgtgacATTTTCATCTAAAAGTCAAAACAAATTATtagctaaatttgattgaaaatatacaaaataaaaaataaaacacaaaaaatccaagtaataattttaatcttttctcatccttttaaaattaacactcaatgttacaaagaaaagaaaaacaaagctACAAAAAGAGACCAGATTacataatgtgtaaatattgcGGGTTATTTTTTTAGCGTCAAGactaaattaacataatttataaatattgagagttaaaattactattatacCAATTTCAAAAGCTACCATCTTTACTCGTCGGtgataaaaaagacaaaattgaacaATTAGATGACCCAAAAAATATTTGCTAACAAGatgaccaaaatttttttttactaatagCTGGATAACCTCTTTACCTGTCGATGATCAAAAAAGACAGAATTGAACAGTTAGatgaccaaaaaaatatttactaactagatgaccaaaatttttttttactaataacTGGAAAACTATTACGGTATTTTACCTTATGTAACTTTTAACAATAGTTACTtggattaatttattaattttcgtaaaatataaggaccaaattcaggactaatttttcaatttatgtaaaggaaagaaatgaaattcaaaattaaacctTAAAAGGGCACGAAAGCAaacaaaatctacataacaTCTTAAACTTCATCATAacacacaaaaaagaaattatatgaaCACTACACGAATTTACGATTTAcctaatttttcttattaaaaatcactttaaatcCCATATCTCAATTGGCAAATAAATAACAGcttcaatgaatttgttttaaaaatatatatgtataaaataagtaaaaatggCAAATTATTTGTGTAACTTGAGACCATTACTATCCTAGGTTGATTGTTGAAGGGATGCCTTCAAGGCCTTATCGGTTTAAGCTCCGGTGGTGTCCGATATAGGGTACGAATCTCAGTCGGAAAACGAGCCCTAGGATAAGaataacatatattttcaaGTCAATTACTAGCCGTTAGATTTGAAACATCCCCGTGTCATTCGGGTGACTTTGGCCTCTCCGGCCGAAGCCGGAGCTACTGGTATAACAAGCTGTATGCCGATAAATCCTGTATTCTGCGAACATTATCCGAACACAGTTCTCTCTCCAGCTGCGAGCTCGTTGCTTGTAAAACCTTCTGCAGAAAAATGGATATTACATTCAAAGCAATGTATTCAGAGCTTTTTCCACCCGAAAAAGATATGTTTTTCCGGTATAACGGGAACGATATAACCTGAATAATGGTGGTTAACAAAGGGAATTCGGAAAATTTATCGAAACATGAACATGGGGATGCGTACATTGAATTCCATGTAGGAAGCTCGCATCGCGAGCCACTGCGCATCGACCATTTCAAAAGCTGTACAATATAGTACATCGAAGGCTTCTTCGTCTTCtgcaatttcatatataatcaCGAGATTGAATACACAGAACAATAATGCTCGATCGAAAATGACTGGAATCAACGGTTCCCTTACCTCCTAATAGTTTCACGAAATTGAATCCGGGGAGATTACTTGGTTTTTCTGCAAAAAAGGAGCATAGATTACGGAACGACTAAGGAATGTAACGGAACATGTCCACGaaaaatagataatattttCCGACGAACCTGAATATAAATCCAACATCTGAATCAACATAAAAGATATATTGATGCCGGCAACGGCGAAAGGGTATTCCCAAGTTGCTCGAGTTCCGTCTTGTTTAAGTAAAACCCTACGGAAAGATGCCTtcattttgtgtttttattagTATATAATCCGATTCTCCTGCGGAAATCTAAACACATAACAAAGAAGAGACACGGAAGGATTACCGGATATGTTCGGCCGTAAAACAGCAAGTTTTCCAGTGAGATAAAACCACAAGCCCTAAGGGGAGAAGTTTTCACTTTTAGATAACATAAAATTTAGATATCAAATATGCAAATTCGGAaagaatcgaatcgaatcgaaagaATCGTACCGAAAATCAGTGGACGGATTAGGGCCTTGCCATCCCATTTCTTTCCACTGTTCCGAGACCAATCCTTTTAGAGCAACATTAGGAAATGCAATGTGCCACAATTCTTTGAGAGCTTCCTGTTACACCGAAAAATTTATACGATATTAAAGCAAACTACACGAAAGCGTAACTATTTAAGCTTTTTAAATGAAGTACCTGATGATCAGGACGAGTCTCATCGAAAGGTATTTGTATTCGTTTTTGAAGCTTTTGAAGTCTTTGTTCctattgagaaattaaagaaactaAATGTATACACacgtacatgtatatatatatatatataagtagcAAACGTATATTATCGAAGTCAGTCCAAGTATTTCGAGTGAACATTCGAGATTACCTGAATAGGTGTCAAAGGGTAGTCGAGAAACTTGTCGCTACGCTTATTGCTTAACCGATTAAGAACCCCTCCTATCCACGATCGTGATCCAGCCATAGAATTAGCTGCAACAACAAAAAGATCGATCAGAAATATTCAGAAATGGCAATGATCTATCGGTATAAAAGCCTATTCAACCGGTTTCCACGAGACATCAAGGTTTACCATTGTTTTCCCTGTGCTTCGCTACATATGGTATATATTTAAACATCTTGAACAAACTTATGTTTTAAAACAAACATACAAAGGCAATCAAGATCCTCGTAATTCCCCAACTCTAAAGAGGAATGCCGAAAAAGAAGACAAGAACTCATCAAGAAATTCGACTTACTAAAAATCGTGAGTCAACCGTTATATGGTCATGAGTCGAACCGTATGTCCATTTCAACTCATACGATGTCGGTAAACTTCGTCCACATCAACCTACATGCAGATTTTCACCCCATCATTCAGTACTAAATAGTTTGCTTACAATAAAAATCCAATCCAccaattttttccattttaaagaTCCTAATCCAATCATTATCGTTGCcatcaaaatttgtcaactaTACAATTTATTTTCCACCAATCGTATGCTACATCATATGAGGATAGGATAGCCTAACTAATATGTTCGACagattttaaaggaaaatattaaCAATGCTATGATTGGTCTGTGATTTTTAAATCGAAGAATTAAGTTTAAAgactaaacttcaaaatttgtcaaaatacAGGGATAAACAGGatattttaacctaatattTATTATGATCAGCTGATTCAATTGAAAGATTACAATTTACAAAAGAAAAGCAAACACAGATTAAGCTAACAGGTACCATTCAATTAAATTGCCTTGCAATGACAACAATTGATCAAATTAGAGAtttacatgcatacatacaaaattaaaattttcacattattttGAACCAAAAGAAGGATTGAAGATAATGAGTAACAAATGAAACAATCAAATAACAACACAAAATACAAATATACctagggaaaaaaaaaggaaagaaaggaatTTTTGGATTTGTTATTCCGTTAATGACTCAATTATTAGCCTATTTCCATTTCGATtactaaactataaaaattttcgATTTCATTGAGTTTTACATCGTTTCGTTTTAGCTATTCCGTGATATGATCTGTTTCTAATcggtataataatatatttaatcctAAATACTTCTACattatatcaattcaattctaattctaaataattcaataaataattcaacaaaaagaaagatcgaagaaatgagtaaacaaatgaATCAATCCAATAAGAACACAAAATACAAAGAtacccaaaaaaaaaggaaatttttttttgcaaccccgaaaagaaaatgtaattgCATTAAGGGAAAATTAATAAAgatgaaaactttgaaaaaaaaaaaaaagggtatgTATATACCTGGTGTTATTGCATGtgttggggaataaaagttggTACCTTGAAAGGCCTAGTTGAAGAAAAGGAGGGAAAGTAAGAGATAGGGAAGGTGAACAATGACagcatgtttttttattttcgttgggtggaatttttttttgcataaagagaaaaaaaataacaaaaatttggGTCGTTGAGGGATGGAGTTgggaatttgttgtttttgtctGTCCTGATGTGGCAATTTTAAGCCATTCTGTTCCCTGATTACTTGCCTTCATCGTAGCACTCGGGTCGGGTACCATATACAGCCTGCGGCAAGCCTACATGGATCGTATGAGACCCGACTATATCATATAATATGAGATATGGCAACATTTAGCCCTGAACTTTcagatttttttcaatttggtctttgaACTTGACAGCTTTGCAATTTCAGAATGTCGCGTCATCACACAAAACAAAATTGAGAAAACTTATCAAGTTCTGAGACTAACGTggatcaaaaaaaaattttagacgTTAAACAAAATTGTAGCTTAAAAACTTCGAacaattacatttaatt from Gossypium raimondii isolate GPD5lz chromosome 1, ASM2569854v1, whole genome shotgun sequence harbors:
- the LOC105774045 gene encoding uncharacterized protein LOC105774045; amino-acid sequence: MILDSVAKQSNLDCFLQCTTPTVRSQLLPKSEFGSLNRLWHPWERENVEYFTLNDLWDCYDEWSAYGAGVPIVLNDNETLVQYYVPYLSAIQIFTSNLREEIESGDGDCFSDSWSTDESESDKLWRWDGCCSSEDGGSDQDSVCHLNNRLGYLYFQYFETSTPYGRVPLMDKINGLSRSYPGLMSLRSIDLSPASWMAVSWYPIYHIPMGRTIKDLSTCFLTYHTLSSSFQEIDPEDDIKLAEKNQKEKEGNISLPPFGLATYKMQGDVWLSSSSCGGGDQERLLSLLSVADSWLKQLSVQHHDFNYFSGIRRG
- the LOC105787142 gene encoding uncharacterized protein LOC105787142 — translated: MAGSRSWIGGVLNRLSNKRSDKFLDYPLTPIQEQRLQKLQKRIQIPFDETRPDHQEALKELWHIAFPNVALKGLVSEQWKEMGWQGPNPSTDFRACGFISLENLLFYGRTYPASFRRVLLKQDGTRATWEYPFAVAGINISFMLIQMLDLYSEKPSNLPGFNFVKLLGEDEEAFDVLYCTAFEMVDAQWLAMRASYMEFNKVLQATSSQLERELCSDNVRRIQDLSAYSLLYQ